One stretch of Gopherus flavomarginatus isolate rGopFla2 chromosome 2, rGopFla2.mat.asm, whole genome shotgun sequence DNA includes these proteins:
- the NOL7 gene encoding nucleolar protein 7 yields the protein MAMTRGRLAMLAKEAAALEPPMAAAAEDEEEEEEEAPEEVTFERARAAAETERRQAGETARRDRELLKEKRRRREELFKEQKKRKLLPENVLKELTSRPRINNNNLSATTKQGKYRKKNEVRNRRRDNKGKKRVVRLKGRYMAVRLKDQDLTSQHQKVAKDFIQSHLYGPGTNRTTANQFFSFANKKSPVKKAAVQFVNKSWGKEKKQKAKHFKKCWMSKKKKKSPL from the exons ATGGCGATGACCCGGGGCCGGCTCGCGATGCTGGCGAAAGAAGCTGCTGCCCTGGAGCCGCCCATGGCCGCGGCCGCCGAggacgaagaggaggaggaggaggaggcgcccGAGGAGGTGACCTTCGAGCGGGCGAGAGCCGCGGCGGAGACCGAGCGGAGACAAGCCGGGGAGACCGCGCGGAG ggACAGGGAGCTGCTGAAGGAGAAGCGGCGGCGGCGAGAGGAGTTGTTCAAAGAGCAGAAG aaaagaaaattacttCCTGAAAATGTTCTAAAGGAGTTAACTTCAAGACCACGGATTAA CAACAATAACCTGTCTGCCACAACCAAACAAG GTAAATATCGAAAGAAGAATGAAGTACGTAACAGGAGACGGGACAATAAAGGAAAAAAACGGGTTGTTAG ATTGAAAGGACGCTATATGGCTGTACGCTTAAAAGACCAAGATCTAACCAGCCAGCACCAAAAAGTGGCCAAAGACTTTATACAGAGTCATCTATATGGACCAGGCACCAACCGAACAACTG CAAACCAGTTCTTTTCTTTTGCGAACAAGAAGAGTCCAGTTAAAAAAGCTGCAGTTCAGTTTGTGAACAAATCTTGGG gaaaagagaaaaaacagaaagctaagcactttaaaaaatgcTGGATGtctaagaagaaaaagaaaagccctCTATGA